A portion of the Oncorhynchus gorbuscha isolate QuinsamMale2020 ecotype Even-year linkage group LG07, OgorEven_v1.0, whole genome shotgun sequence genome contains these proteins:
- the LOC124040133 gene encoding WAP, Kazal, immunoglobulin, Kunitz and NTR domain-containing protein 2-like: MWWMLFPRWIWFLLGQCLVLWLDQRVRAMSVAGVAYSHAGICPNEMNPNLWVDAMSTCMRECESDQECEKFEKCCPNVCGNQSCVAARYMDVNGKKGPVGMPKEATCASFMCTQQGSQCDIWEGQPVCKCRDRCEREPHFTCASDGMTYYNKCYMDAEACSKGIALSVVTCRFHLTWPNTSPPLPLETTLRPTTAPLQETPPLLTEPQPPVMASSSSQQLVTVGDTASFLCDVTGHPRPEISWQKHQVEGDGRERVVMRPNHVRGNVVVTNIGQLVIYNAQPQDSGVYTCTANNPSGSAHAHHALTVVPRDPLRREEPRNMTRCPAEECQRPPDTVEECGGKERVSWYYEPKRNSCFSFTHGSCNSNRKPFETYEMCMLCCGPEVSSPCGLPSLQGPCKAYEPRWAYSSSQRQCQSFIYGGCSGNDNNFESREACEEMCPFPKNHHCKTCKPRGKMVTSFCKSDFVILGRLSGLMEERDSGQALVTVEEILKDEKMGLRFFGKEPLEVTFTNMDWNCQCPNISEGQVIVMGDVRDGMAVLQADSYVGASNTRRVRKLREVITKNTCDILKEFPAIQ, translated from the exons ATGTGGTGGATGCTGTTTCCCCGGTGGATCTGGTTCTTGTTGGGGCAGTGCCTGGTTCTGTGGTTGGACCAGCGGGTCAGGGCCATGTCTGTAGCCGGAGTAGCCTATTCCCATGCCGGCATCTGCCCCAACGAGATGAACCCCAACCTTTGGGTAGACGCCATGAGTACCTGTATGCGGGAGTGCGAATCTGACCAG GAGTGTGAGAAGTTTGAGAAGTGTTGTCCCAACGTATGTGGAAACCAGAGCTGCGTGGCGGCACGTTACATGGACGTTAATGGGAAAAAGGGTCCAGTGGGCATGCCCAAAGAAGCCACCTGTGCCAGCTTCATGTGCACCCAGCAGGGCTCTCAGTGTGACATCTGGGAAGGCCAGCCTGTGTGTAAGTGCAGGGACCGCTGTGAGAGAGAACCTCACTTCACCTGCGCCTCCGACGGCATGACCTACTATAACAAGTGCTACATGGATGCTGAGGCCTGCTCCAAGGGCATCGCCCTCTCTGTGGTCACCTGTCGCTTCCACCTCACCTGGCCCAACACCAGCCCCCCGTTGCCCCTGGAGACCACCCTCCGACCAACCACAGCCCCCCTCCAGGAGACGCCCCCACTCCTGACGGAACCCCAGCCGCCAGTCATGGCCAGCAGCTCATCACAACAGTTGGTTACCGTGGGAGACACGGCCAGCTTCCTGTGTGACGTCACGGGGCACCCGCGGCCCGAGATTAGCTGGCAAAAGCAccaggtggagggagatggaagggagagggttGTGATGAGACCCAATCATGTGAGGGGGAATGTGGTGGTCACCAACATTGGCCAGCTGGTGATCTACAACGCCCAGCCTCAGGACTCTGGTGTCTACACCTGTACTGCAAACAACCCCTCTGGCTCGGCCCATGCCCACCATGCCCTCACCGTGGTGCCCAGGGATCCCCTGAGGAGAGAAGAGCCCAGGAACATGACCCGCTGCCCGGCCGAGGAGTGCCAGAGGCCCCCTGACACGGTGGAGGAGTGtggtggaaaggagagggtgagcTGGTACTATGAGCCTAAAAGGAACAgttgcttctccttcacccatggCAGCTGTAACAGCAACAGGAAACCATTTGAGACGTATGAGATGTGTATGTTGTGCTGTGGTCCGGAGGTGTCTTCCCCCTGTGGCCTGCCCAGCCTGCAGGGTCCCTGTAAGGCCTACGAGCCCCGATGGGCCTACAGCAGCAGCCAGAGGCAGTGCCAGTCCTTCATCTACGGAGGCTGCAGTGGCAACGACAACAACTTTGAGTCCAGAGAGGCCTGTGAGGAGATGTGCCCCTTCCCTAAGAACCACCACTGTAAAACCTGTAAACCCAGAGGCAAGATGGTGACCAGCTTCTGTAAGAGTGACTTTGTGATCCTGGGGAGGTTGTCTGgactgatggaggagagggaCTCGGGCCAAGCCCTAGTCACAGTGGAGGAGATCCTGAAGGATGAGAAGATGGGCCTCCGGTTCTTTGGCAAGGAGCCTCTGGAGGTGACCTTCACCAACATGGACTGGAACTGCCAATGTCCCAACATCAGCGAAGGTCAGGTCATCGTCATGGGAGATGTGAGGGACGGCATGGCCGTGCTGCAGGCGGACAGCTATGTGGGAGCGTCGAACACACGCCGGGTACGGAAGCTCAGAGAGGTCATCACTAAGAACACCTGTGACATTCTCAAAGAGTTCCCCGCCATTCAGTAG